From Pseudomonas sp. G.S.17, the proteins below share one genomic window:
- the fecA gene encoding TonB-dependent Fe(3+) dicitrate receptor FecA, whose product MSARPSRVSPLARSLRHILFGAGLSLSALPLVQAAEVASKPYHIAPSALETALNQFGREAGVLISFGSQITNGLQSRGLEGQYTPEQGLAALLEGTGLQARADGQDGFTLQPVSVAQGEGPVELEASTVVGDWLGEAQQINVFEHPGARDVIRREEIERSGASTAREVLNRIPGVNAPENNGTGSHDMALNFGIRGLNPRLASRSTVLMDGIPVPFAPYGQPQLSFAPISMGNMDAVDVVRGGGAVRYGPQNVGGIVNFVTRAIPDAPTVKGGFQTETSPSSSHDGFKTTGNLLAGGTADNGLGGAILYSGVRGGDWREHSDTEIDDLILKGKYQIDEANSLNAMAQYYEGNAKMPGGLNVADYKADPYQSTRPKDEFWGRRTLVNFGYRYEQDARVFTTNTFFTKTLRSGYLDQGSFVSLSPREYWVRGLETRFSQGFALGESWNEIGVGYRYINEAGHELRYRTPSTSNELPSTASRNDRDTRGATEAHAIYIDDRIDIGKWTFTPGIRYEMIDSAQTNNLTNVKYQGDYNTALPALNALYHLTDTWNLYANTEGSFGSVQYSQMPNRVAGGEVKPEKARTWELGTRYDNGNLRAEIGAFLINFDNQYESNQTNDTVIARGETRHQGIETSINYALNGLSPALAGFDVYATYAYVDASIREDGPNKGNRVPFSSKHKGTLGVAYTEGPWKLNLDSSYQSDQFADNANTSAESADGSTGKIPGYMLFSTRAGYDFGPQLNDLNVAVGVKNILNHEYFTRSFDDNNKGKYVGEPRTVYVQTSVAF is encoded by the coding sequence ATGTCAGCCCGCCCAAGTCGTGTTTCTCCCCTCGCCCGCTCGTTGCGCCATATCCTGTTTGGTGCCGGTTTGTCCTTGAGCGCTCTGCCGCTGGTGCAGGCGGCGGAGGTTGCCAGCAAGCCTTATCACATCGCGCCGAGCGCACTGGAAACCGCACTGAACCAGTTCGGTCGGGAAGCAGGCGTGCTGATTTCCTTTGGCTCGCAGATCACCAACGGCTTGCAGAGTCGCGGTCTGGAAGGCCAATACACGCCGGAACAAGGCCTGGCCGCATTGCTCGAAGGCACCGGCTTGCAAGCGCGGGCCGATGGCCAGGATGGCTTCACCTTGCAACCGGTCAGCGTTGCCCAAGGTGAAGGTCCGGTTGAGCTGGAAGCGTCGACCGTGGTCGGCGACTGGCTCGGCGAGGCGCAGCAAATCAACGTCTTCGAGCACCCCGGCGCGCGGGATGTGATCCGGCGCGAAGAAATCGAACGCTCCGGGGCCAGCACCGCGCGTGAAGTGCTCAACCGTATTCCCGGCGTCAACGCCCCGGAAAACAACGGCACCGGCAGCCATGACATGGCGCTGAACTTCGGCATTCGCGGGCTCAATCCGCGCCTGGCCTCGCGCTCCACGGTATTGATGGACGGCATCCCGGTGCCTTTCGCGCCCTATGGCCAGCCGCAGTTGTCGTTCGCACCGATCAGCATGGGCAACATGGATGCCGTCGACGTGGTGCGTGGCGGCGGCGCCGTCAGATATGGCCCGCAGAACGTTGGCGGGATCGTCAACTTCGTGACCCGCGCCATCCCCGATGCGCCAACAGTCAAAGGCGGCTTCCAGACTGAAACCAGTCCGTCATCCAGCCACGACGGCTTCAAGACCACCGGCAATCTGCTGGCGGGCGGCACCGCCGATAACGGTCTGGGCGGCGCGATTCTGTATTCCGGAGTGCGCGGCGGCGACTGGCGTGAACACAGCGACACCGAGATCGACGACCTGATCCTGAAAGGCAAATACCAGATCGACGAAGCCAACAGCCTCAACGCCATGGCGCAGTATTACGAGGGCAACGCGAAAATGCCCGGTGGCCTGAACGTCGCCGATTACAAGGCTGACCCGTATCAATCGACGCGCCCCAAGGATGAGTTCTGGGGCCGTCGCACGCTGGTCAATTTCGGCTATCGCTACGAGCAGGACGCGCGGGTGTTCACCACCAATACGTTCTTCACCAAGACCTTGCGCAGCGGTTATCTGGATCAAGGCAGCTTCGTGTCCCTGTCGCCCCGCGAATACTGGGTGCGCGGTTTGGAAACCCGCTTCTCCCAAGGCTTCGCGCTGGGTGAAAGCTGGAACGAAATCGGCGTCGGCTATCGCTACATCAACGAAGCCGGTCACGAATTGCGCTATCGCACGCCGTCTACTTCCAACGAGCTGCCCAGCACCGCCAGCCGCAACGACCGGGACACTCGCGGCGCAACCGAAGCCCACGCGATCTATATCGACGACCGTATCGATATCGGCAAGTGGACGTTCACGCCTGGCATTCGCTACGAAATGATCGATTCGGCGCAGACCAACAACCTGACCAACGTCAAATACCAGGGCGATTACAACACCGCGCTGCCTGCACTGAACGCGCTGTATCACCTCACCGATACATGGAATCTGTACGCCAATACCGAAGGTTCGTTCGGCAGCGTGCAGTACAGCCAGATGCCGAATCGGGTAGCCGGCGGCGAAGTGAAGCCGGAAAAAGCCCGCACCTGGGAACTCGGTACGCGCTATGACAACGGCAACTTGCGCGCCGAGATCGGGGCGTTCCTGATCAACTTCGACAACCAATATGAAAGCAACCAGACAAACGACACGGTGATTGCCCGAGGCGAAACCCGGCATCAGGGCATCGAGACCAGCATCAACTATGCGTTGAATGGTTTGAGCCCGGCGCTGGCCGGTTTCGATGTGTACGCCACGTATGCGTATGTCGACGCCAGCATCCGCGAAGACGGCCCGAACAAAGGCAACCGCGTGCCCTTCTCGTCCAAGCACAAAGGCACCTTGGGCGTGGCGTATACCGAAGGGCCGTGGAAGCTGAATCTGGACAGTTCGTATCAGAGCGACCAGTTCGCCGACAACGCCAACACTTCAGCGGAAAGCGCCGATGGCAGTACTGGCAAGATTCCCGGCTACATGCTGTTCAGCACCCGCGCTGGCTACGATTTCGGTCCACAACTCAATGACCTGAATGTCGCCGTCGGGGTGAAGAACATACTCAATCACGAATACTTCACCCGCTCGTTCGACGACAACAACAAAGGCAAATACGTCGGCGAACCACGCACGGTGTATGTGCAAACGTCCGTGGCGTTCTGA